The Limanda limanda chromosome 14, fLimLim1.1, whole genome shotgun sequence genomic interval GATTTATCTAAACCAATTACTGTCCTCTTATCAGTGGATATCATAGTAGGAGTATGTTTCAGGTGTGTTTGGATAAATCAGAGCTTCACAACTACAACATATCCCAGTAAGACTGAGGCAGCCGGTGGGTTTCTTGTCCCCTGCTCCTACCTGTAGTGGACCCAGGGGAATGGTACTCTTGGAGCCCTCCAGGCCCGACTCCACCTTCTTTCGTGGCTGCGGCGCCTGAGAGCTCATGCTTTCCAAGGACGTGCATCTAGTTTAGGTTTACGATTTGCCGTCATTGGTGCACAGTCAACACGAGTAATGGGacacaagacaaaaataaaagaaagcaaAAAACAATGAGAGATGAGCACATGAGACACAGGATGCAAACAGAGAGTGCAGTGCAGCTCCCAGGAGTTTGACAGAGATAATGAAAGCAGTGACAGACACTAGAGGAGCACAGATGAGTTCAGGTGACTGATGCTGATGCACATGGCAAATTATAAAATGTAGCTGGTGTAAATTCTCATATGGAGGCAAAGGGAAGCAGGTTTAGATCTGCAGGAGAAAGTGAGTAAACTCTTTGgatttgtctgtatttgtgtatttagaattaatttaaaatatgagGAAACACAAACTTAGAATCATattaactaaccctaaccctattattaattaattaacacTGTCCATactgacaatcacagacagtggacgacatgacagctcccaaacgTCAACTTAAGTCTAAAAAAACATCACACTGATGATAAAAAGTGATCTCAAAGAGTTTAGACATTCATTAGTCCATAGTTGTAACTGTATTAAGAAAAGTGCAAGATAAATAAGGCTTATTAATATATGATGTGAGAGCAGCTCTACCGTCCACTCAAATGATCCAGCCCATGAATGGATCAGATGTATTAGGACCAGCTCATCAGTGCACCTCTAGCAAAGACACATTGCAATTCTATGTACAGTAACAGAAAGGGTCCAACACAACCTCAGCTACATGAACACAAAAACGTCCCGAGGCAATTTGTGTTCTGTCATTTCAAAGTTGAGGGAAAAATCCTCAATACTTTTCTGATGACACAACAGGTTTCATCCAGACAAAGAAAGACACTGGTGAGGGTTattttgacacagacacatgagGAAGATTAAACTTGTTAGAAGTGAAAGATGGTGAGTGGTGGTTAGACGACATGCTGGTGAGACGGGTTAGCCAAGTTAACACACTGCAATGGAGGAAAGTGACTGGCACCGGAGCAAACAGCGACCCCTAGTGGCGGCGGTGTCTTCAGCCCCACAGGCTCAAACCAttcaacagccaatcaggagccgGCTTCTCCCTCGATAGCGTTTATCGTGTTAATGGGTCAATACGTGATCACCGAAGACGAACAGAGAGGCGTGGTCAAACTATTCTAAGCATACGCAGCGAAAACTAAAGCACCTTATTTGGTCTTTAACGAAGAATGTTAAgaattagtaaaaaaaaaacgtcagcTCATCCAAACAGCCCAGAATGCACGGCGTTTAGTCCAAACACAGGAGAGTGAACCCTGCACCCATGCACAAAGAGTTAGAGGATTAAATCTCTGAGGACATAAGGTTAAAAGTAAAGACACAAGAAACCTGTGCAGTCATTAGGTGAGTCTGTGGAAACTACTTTACTTTTCAAATGCAGCCAGTTTCTCGTTGGGTTAACGAGACAACACTCGACACTCACCCTTCGTAGTCGTGGCGGTTGTGAAGAACCCTCATGGTGATGCAGGCAGACACAGCGATGAGGACGAGCAGAGCTAGAGCTCCACACACTATTCCAATGATCATGTGAGTGTTGCTCTGAGCGGAAGActctggaaacacaaagaaaacagagaggggATCTCGGATTAATACAAATACTGTATAGACGAGCAATAACTTCAAGTATgatgcagcctcctcctcaactcctccttctcctcctccaaatTATAACCTTCAGCTGGGAGTGTCACAGATACCTGGGAGCCCGCGAGTAAACAAAAGGTCTGTGTGTTTCGCTAAGCATACCGAGAGCGTTCTTtgtgagaggagaaaggaaaagtcGTGGTCAAAAATCTTTTCTATAAAAATAcataatgtgttttcatgttggtGCTCTGCGGCTTTTCAGATGATCTCAAACGGTTCATGGAAAACAAAGTCCCACCTGCAGAGGGAGAAGCTGCAGCCGAGGAGATAACAAGCCATCACACGCAGTCGTGGGCTTTGTCTAAACGAAAACACACGACAGGAATGTTTCTGTGCGACGGCTCGGAGTGGGCACTCCTTTTATATGTTTGTATAGAGCAGATCTCACGGTGCCGGCGGAGCGAGGGGCCGACACGTTCAACTCGTCATCGACACAGCGGCGAGGATTAACTGTTAATGACCAGAAACCCTGAGACACACGTGGCAACTATAAAGTTCACAACAGCTAGCATCtgttctgcaggtttcaacaaggtCAACTTAAAGATCGCGATAAATTAAATTTAACGACAGATATGAAGGATTGTTCTGGCTCCTGCCGATATCTGAGAAAGAACACGCATGCTGCCTAAATATTTCTGGTAGAGATAAAGCACTGGGGAGGCAGCGTAATTATTATAATAGCGTGATTAAGACATACCTACCTTTTTTTTAGACCGTTAAAGGCAGAAACCCTGATTTAGGCTTGGCTTAAGATGAAGACAATATTATTTAGGTTTTACATATAAATGCTTCTTAATgctctttaaatacatttttgggggAATTGAATTCAATGTTTTTAAGACAGTTCAAGGTCCCAACATAACAAAATCAAAGACTAATCGAGATCTCAACACTACTGTGGTTTAATCCAGGTTTCCATTAATCTGAATCGTGCCACTCACCCACTGGGTCTCAAATGGAGCCTATTTCAGTCAAtgacatttgatttttattaataaattgTGGGTTAAAGCCAAATTGACAGTCGCCTCTTTGCCTCTAAACAGATTCAGCACAACAAGGCTTCAGAAGTCTCCTCAAAGCGTTTTCTCCAACGGTCCaatcagcatgtgtgtttgctgtgtgtgagcagagagTCAGTGGGTGGATGAGTCTTGTCAAGGCCACAATCACACAGCACCGAGAAGCAGGCGCATTCAAAAACGCATCTCAGTATCTGTCGGGGCTTTTAACACAAACCCTCCAGTTGGCTTTCATCATAGACGATTGAATTATgtgttataaacatgttataaacaaataaacatttcagtGAATCgatgaatacaaacaaaatcGGATCATTTACCTTTCAGAACGACCCTGAGCTCCGTTCGAGCCGGTGTTCCTGTAATGTCCGGCGGGTTCTTCACGTCACAGAAGAAGGTTCCGTTGTCACTGAACTGAGCCGGACTCAGCTGGATGGAAACGTCTCTTTTGTTGATGTCTCCGATGAACTTCAGTCGGTCTTTGAACTCGGTCGGTCCCGGGAACGACTTTCCTTGCGAAAAGTAGAAAATCTGGAAAAGAGGAGGATACCCCGGGTTAAACTGAGTCAACCAGGAACATGTCTGGTGgttttcatcaacatccatAAACTAATCTCTAGGAAATCAGCGAAATGTCAACAAAAgcaaaatctcacaatgttaaagaaaccaAGTTTTGTGGGAATCCTCTCAGTCCATTCTGACTCGTTAGCTACACAACTAATCAAATTAGATGTGGCTCAATTTCACTtgaactgtgacacacacacaacaccaggATCCTCAATCTGAAGCAGCGACTGTGTTAGATCTTCAATATTCATCATTTCCTTATTTACACTTTgtgcttttcctgctgtgacGAGTCAAGACTATGCTGCATGACACAACGCTGAATGTAAACAAATCTATATGAGCAACGCTGATATCATCCAACTGGTTATTACTAATCAGAGCACGGGGAACATCTGTGCACAGGTGTTTCTCCTCATTTGCTAAATCTCAACTAGGGTttcaaaggggcggaaagtttccggtaaatttccggaaactttccatgggaagtttagctcgggaattttgaaaaaaaaacaaaaaaaaacgcaaattaaacgctgagcaataaaaacatcattcaaaactcttttttaaagatgtatggaatgcagcacacgctgcacgttgagtttcaaccctccactgtgcattcttccatcacatgcacagataactcccagcatccttcactctacagcagggctattgaggcctgctgtagagtgcaggactagtcaggtaagtttccatgatattactggagaaaatatattagcatgctgattgaggattgttcatctgttcatctagcctatttccattcatttatctatcaattgtaaaatatgtttacagacgattccaattgtttggctaactatttatatctctggcattgcattagtgtttttttacaaacttttttctcatcttattctacagaacaatgccacgtgcattATCTCATGTGtgaagacatttcacctcatccaatgtagaaggaaaggctgtgtacattagcaaatactgtgcaaagacctatgttaagaatgacacaacgatgcagaagcataaagtcaagtgcccaaagtttcctcagggctcaaatcagcctatgacacaacaaaatgtttaaatttatgtctgtatatgacaaggtgaagacagttagtataaattacccataacatttccagtttattccagtttattcctgttaattcccatatattcccgttaattcccatggaaagtttccaactttgaatattcccggaattttgcaaccctaatctcaacaaacactgaaatcaCCAACGTTCAAAATGCAGTCAAGGAAATTCAGACAGAAAGATATTA includes:
- the mpzl1l gene encoding myelin protein zero-like 1 like, with the translated sequence MEPKWTRPVCHRVLLTGFTLCVLLVTKPTSAIDIYADSEVMMQNGTTGVLRCTFKSNEVVSSQTSVTWNFQSSQPDNKFSKAPYGIFYFSQGKSFPGPTEFKDRLKFIGDINKRDVSIQLSPAQFSDNGTFFCDVKNPPDITGTPARTELRVVLKESSAQSNTHMIIGIVCGALALLVLIAVSACITMRVLHNRHDYEGCTSLESMSSQAPQPRKKVESGLEGSKSTIPLGPLQGPVIYAQLDHSNSKNSFHKMEPVVYADIRKN